The Chromatiales bacterium DNA segment GTAAACCTTGCAGTTGGTCTGATGGACAGACATCAGTACCGCGAGGCCGCCGATCAGCTGATCGAAGCGGTGCGCGCAAATCCGGCGCTGGAACCGGCCCACTTCAACCTTGGACGGGCGTTGTTCTACCTGCAGCGACTGGAACCGGCGCTGGCGGCATTCGACGCCGCCCTGGACCTTGCTCCGCGTCATGCCGACACGCTGGCAATGAAAGCCACCGTTCTCGAACACCTCAACCGGCCGGATATGGCGCGTTTGGCGGCGGAACAGGCACTTGAGATCGAGCCGTCCAACGCCCAGGCAACCCTGACTCTGGCGCGCTGCCTGAAGCGTTCCGAGGACGGACTGGAACCCGCTGCGGACTTGCTTTCGACCTGGGTCGACCTGCATCCCGACGAGACAGACGCCACAGCCGGGTCCATTCGCCTGGAACTGGCAACGATTCTTGACCGGCTTGGCGACGAACAAAATGCCTGGGCAATGGCCAGCGCGGGCAACACCATGATCGCGGATGTCACCAAGGTCCGCACCACGGAATATGCCGAACACCTTGCTGCGTATGCCCGCGCCTTCCCGCCCGAACGCCTGAGTGACTGGCCGCAGCCGGACAGCAGCGAAACCGCCAACGAACCCGTATTCATCGTCGGTTTTCCGCGCTCGGGCACCACCCTGCTCGACAACCTGTTGCGCGGCCATCCCGGGCTGACGGTGCTGGAAGAAACGGACCTTGTGGCCACCCTTGAGCAACGCCTGCGACTGCGCGCCGGCCAGTTTCCCGTCAATGTGCTCGAACTTGACCGCACCGAACTCGCAACGCTGCGGGAGCTCTGGTTCGAGCGCGCACGCGAGCATGCACGCGGCCCGATTGCCAGGGTGGTCGACAAACTACCGCTGAACCTCGTTGCCGTGCCACTGATTGCACGCGTGTTCCCTCACGCCCGGTTCGTGCTCGTTCTGCGACATCCATTCGACGCGGTACTCAGCGGGTTTTTTCAGGATTTCGAACCAATCCCGGCCATGGCGTACTTCTTTGGAATCGAAGCCGCCGCGCAGCTGTATGAAACGGTGTTCACACTCTGGGAGCGCTACCGGGCGCATCTGCCTCTTGCCATACACGAAATCCGTTATGAGTCACTGGTGAGCGACCCCGAGGCAACCATGCGCGAACTCATCGGATATCTCGGGCTGGACTGGGATGCGCGCATTCTCGAACACGAACAGCACAGTGGCAGAGGCATCAACACACCCAGCTACCATCAGGTCGCGCAGCCAATCTACGACCGCGCCGTGGAACGCTGGCGACGTTATCGCGAGCAGATTCCCGCCGCTGTGCTCGAGCAGCTAAGACCGTTCGCCACGCAATTCGGCTACAGCGCCGATTGACGCCGAGAATCGCCGGCGGTGCCCCGGGCAACCGCTTCACTTCAGTGTGCAGCCGAACCAGAATTCGGGCGGCTTGGCGAGAAATTCCGCGGCCGGCATGTAGTGTGAGCCGTCACAGGAAAAATTGAGCCCGACCAGGCCGTTGATGACGTTCAGCGAGGCCGAGCGCAGGTAGATCGTCGAATCCGCTTCGCGTAGATCGCGCATGCGGTCGAACACCTGCGCCACGGTGTCGGGCGGAACGATCGCCCGCTCGTGATAGGGCCGGCGCGGATACGCCAGACAGACATCCGGTGCGAGTATTTCGTCGAGCACATGCAGGCGATAGCAGAACGGATCGTCGATCTGCCAGAGCGTTGCACGCGAGCTCGAGTAATGCAGCTTGGCGTGGAACACGCCGTGTTCGCGAATCAGCTGCGAGACCAGCGCGGAG contains these protein-coding regions:
- a CDS encoding sulfotransferase: MGLESKRLLEARTLWQDGQFTAARMTLEQFLVEHPDDPDGLQLLGAQLLALAEYAESSRRYERLAALRPDDPAVHGNLANALLLDGRFDDAASAYSRTLALAPDHPQALNGLAEAELGRNQAERALALARRACTAAPNHAPFQYTLGRAFEALEQSRNAEAAYRSAIGLAPNLAQARVNLAVGLMDRHQYREAADQLIEAVRANPALEPAHFNLGRALFYLQRLEPALAAFDAALDLAPRHADTLAMKATVLEHLNRPDMARLAAEQALEIEPSNAQATLTLARCLKRSEDGLEPAADLLSTWVDLHPDETDATAGSIRLELATILDRLGDEQNAWAMASAGNTMIADVTKVRTTEYAEHLAAYARAFPPERLSDWPQPDSSETANEPVFIVGFPRSGTTLLDNLLRGHPGLTVLEETDLVATLEQRLRLRAGQFPVNVLELDRTELATLRELWFERAREHARGPIARVVDKLPLNLVAVPLIARVFPHARFVLVLRHPFDAVLSGFFQDFEPIPAMAYFFGIEAAAQLYETVFTLWERYRAHLPLAIHEIRYESLVSDPEATMRELIGYLGLDWDARILEHEQHSGRGINTPSYHQVAQPIYDRAVERWRRYREQIPAAVLEQLRPFATQFGYSAD